In the Jatrophihabitans endophyticus genome, one interval contains:
- a CDS encoding MCE family protein: protein MLRRSTKIQLILFVILTLVGVSYVSAEYVGLAKNVFSDGCTVSADFKDSGGIFTNAEVTYRGVTVGKVGEIHLRREGIRVDLDIEDCGDSHVPTSAAARVNNRSVVGEQYVDLIPPNGRGPFFKGGERIPQSRTSIPTPTNVLLTNLNRLVQSVPLDDLRTTVSELGKAFDGRGNDLARLLDSTSLLLDGAQRNLPDTIALINNSATVLQTQLDVAPSLQSYTKSLKLLSEQLKKSDPDIRRLLDTGPDDLTTVQKLIQDNRTDLGMLLANLATVGDLIVNHLDGTEQILELYPALAAGGQSAVRADSLSSGHNVGALGLVLTNANDPADCGAPRGGRQGYQGTKIRDPSQTGPIAPNVAARCTASAGSGVNVRGAQNVPGAPPISTAGSGTSYPRAITKDMVQVDTSLKHVNLGDAGWLAVLTASLR, encoded by the coding sequence ATGCTGAGGCGATCGACGAAGATCCAGCTGATCCTGTTCGTCATCCTGACGCTGGTCGGGGTGTCCTACGTGTCGGCCGAGTACGTCGGGCTGGCCAAGAACGTGTTCAGCGACGGCTGCACGGTGTCGGCGGACTTCAAGGACTCCGGCGGCATCTTCACCAACGCCGAGGTCACCTACCGCGGCGTCACGGTCGGCAAGGTCGGCGAGATCCACCTCCGCCGCGAGGGCATCCGCGTCGACCTGGACATCGAGGACTGCGGGGACAGCCACGTCCCCACCTCGGCGGCGGCCCGCGTGAACAACCGCTCGGTCGTCGGCGAGCAGTACGTCGACCTGATCCCACCGAACGGCCGAGGGCCGTTCTTCAAGGGCGGCGAGCGGATCCCGCAGAGCCGCACGTCGATCCCGACGCCCACCAACGTGCTGCTGACCAACCTGAACCGGCTGGTGCAGTCGGTGCCGCTGGACGACCTGCGCACGACCGTGAGCGAGCTCGGCAAGGCCTTCGACGGCCGCGGCAACGACCTCGCCCGGCTGCTGGACTCGACGAGCCTGCTGCTCGACGGCGCCCAGCGCAATCTGCCGGACACGATCGCGCTGATCAACAACTCCGCCACCGTGCTGCAGACGCAGCTCGACGTCGCGCCGTCGCTGCAGTCCTACACGAAGAGCCTGAAGCTGCTCTCCGAGCAGCTGAAGAAGAGCGACCCCGACATCCGGCGACTGCTCGACACCGGCCCGGACGACCTCACGACCGTCCAGAAGCTCATCCAGGACAACCGCACCGACCTCGGCATGCTGCTGGCCAACCTGGCCACGGTCGGCGACCTCATCGTCAATCACCTCGACGGCACCGAGCAGATCCTCGAGCTCTACCCGGCGCTGGCCGCCGGCGGGCAGAGCGCGGTGCGTGCGGACAGCCTCAGCTCGGGCCACAACGTCGGCGCACTCGGGCTGGTGCTGACGAACGCCAACGACCCGGCCGACTGCGGCGCGCCGCGCGGCGGCCGGCAGGGCTACCAGGGGACGAAGATCCGCGATCCCAGCCAGACCGGCCCGATCGCGCCGAACGTCGCCGCGCGGTGCACCGCGTCGGCCGGCAGTGGCGTGAACGTGCGCGGCGCGCAGAACGTCCCAGGCGCCCCGCCCATCTCGACCGCCGGGTCCGGCACCTCGTACCCGCGCGCCATCACCAAGGACATGGTGCAGGTCGACACGTCGCTCAAGCACGTCAACCTCGGCGACGCCGGCTGGCTGGCTGTGCTCACCGCCTCGCTGCGGTGA
- a CDS encoding MCE family protein: MSEQTNANEVDSTPVATRKAPRIGKSFSSRNPTPIGAIGLVFILVLLFAAFNAKSLPLIGGGTEYTAEFKESANLQPDDDVRIAGVRVGTVDSVGVHDSTVTVKFTVKDGFVGDRSTLDIKLRTLLGAKYISIDSVGTQSQDPDKVIGKDRTTSPFDVYPAFTKLTNTIDDIDTNALQKAFATLSDDFRGTPASVAPVVRGLSRLSLTVSSRDTQLRTLLARANQVTGVLAARDTDLQKLLADGNLLLDELNQRRDAIRSLLVNTRVLSIQLRGLVADNQKTLQPLLDNLDELLTLLRNNEDSLDRGLALLAPFYRTFTNVIGSGRWFDNYIQNFNGSAVAGLLANALPGGSS, from the coding sequence ATGAGCGAGCAGACCAACGCCAACGAGGTCGACTCGACCCCGGTCGCGACCCGCAAGGCCCCGCGCATCGGCAAGTCGTTCTCCTCGCGCAATCCCACCCCGATCGGCGCGATCGGGTTGGTCTTCATCCTCGTGCTGCTGTTCGCGGCGTTCAACGCCAAGTCCCTGCCGCTCATCGGCGGCGGCACCGAGTACACCGCCGAGTTCAAGGAGTCGGCGAACCTGCAGCCCGACGACGACGTCCGGATCGCCGGCGTGCGCGTGGGGACGGTGGACAGCGTCGGCGTCCACGACAGCACGGTGACGGTCAAGTTCACGGTGAAGGACGGCTTCGTCGGCGACCGCAGCACCCTCGACATCAAGCTGCGCACGCTGCTCGGAGCCAAGTACATCTCGATCGACTCCGTCGGCACCCAGAGCCAGGACCCGGACAAGGTGATCGGCAAGGACCGCACCACCTCGCCGTTCGACGTCTACCCGGCCTTCACCAAGCTGACGAACACGATCGACGACATCGACACCAACGCCCTGCAGAAGGCCTTCGCCACGCTCTCGGACGACTTCCGGGGGACTCCCGCGTCGGTCGCCCCGGTGGTCCGGGGCCTTTCGCGACTGTCGCTGACCGTCTCCTCGCGCGACACCCAGCTGCGGACGCTGCTCGCCCGCGCCAACCAGGTCACCGGGGTGCTCGCCGCCCGCGACACCGACCTGCAGAAGCTGCTCGCCGACGGCAACCTGCTGCTCGACGAGTTGAACCAGCGCCGCGACGCCATCCGCAGCCTGCTCGTCAACACCCGCGTGCTGTCGATCCAGCTCCGCGGCCTCGTCGCCGACAACCAGAAGACGCTGCAGCCGCTGCTGGACAACCTCGACGAGCTGTTGACGCTGTTGCGCAACAACGAGGACAGTCTCGATCGCGGTCTGGCCCTGCTGGCGCCGTTCTACCGGACGTTCACCAACGTGATCGGCAGCGGGCGCTGGTTCGACAACTACATCCAGAACTTCAACGGTTCGGCCGTCGCCGGGCTGCTGGCGAACGCGCTGCCGGGAGGTAGCAGCTGA
- a CDS encoding MCE family protein, with amino-acid sequence MRARRLVAVATAGVLALSGCGFKGLYSTPLPGGADLGDHPFEVTAYFDDALDLVPQSAVKVNDVAVGKVTAISLDGWSAKVTMDVNDSVKLPANATAEIAQTSLLGEKYVSLDPPTGTASAQRLRGGSRILLDHTRSAAEVEQVLGALSLLLNEGGISQLRIIGNELVSALKGREPQIKDLLKQLNTFVGTLDNQKTDITNALDSIDRLSATLDRQKKVLTDALDTYPAALRVLAQERAKFTKLLTSLDRLGTVATKVIDGTQSNLVTSLKALTPTLRQLRASGDFLPKSLRVLGTFPFPLGTTRQLVKGDYANLNLYLNLDLTETLCGLSKALCSGLNTSSASTSKAGDSAGHSGSSAQVRQMPGVLVESGR; translated from the coding sequence ATGCGGGCGAGACGACTGGTCGCGGTGGCGACGGCGGGCGTGCTGGCGCTGTCCGGCTGCGGTTTCAAGGGGCTGTACTCGACCCCGCTCCCGGGCGGGGCCGATCTCGGCGACCACCCGTTCGAGGTCACCGCCTACTTCGACGACGCCCTCGACCTGGTCCCGCAGTCGGCGGTCAAGGTGAACGACGTCGCGGTGGGCAAGGTGACGGCGATCAGCCTGGACGGCTGGTCGGCCAAGGTGACGATGGACGTCAACGACTCGGTGAAGCTGCCCGCCAACGCCACCGCCGAGATCGCCCAGACCTCGCTGCTGGGCGAGAAGTACGTGTCGCTGGACCCGCCCACGGGCACGGCGAGCGCCCAGCGGCTCCGCGGCGGGTCGCGGATCTTGCTCGACCACACCCGCTCGGCGGCCGAGGTCGAGCAGGTGCTCGGCGCGCTCTCGCTGCTGCTCAACGAGGGCGGCATCTCGCAGCTGCGCATCATCGGCAACGAGCTCGTCAGCGCCCTCAAGGGTCGCGAGCCGCAGATCAAGGACCTGCTCAAGCAGCTCAACACCTTCGTGGGCACGCTGGACAACCAGAAGACCGACATCACCAACGCCCTCGACAGCATCGACCGGCTCAGCGCCACGCTGGATCGCCAGAAGAAGGTCCTGACCGATGCGCTCGACACCTACCCCGCCGCGCTGCGGGTGCTCGCACAGGAGCGTGCCAAGTTCACCAAGCTGCTCACCAGCCTGGACCGGCTCGGCACGGTCGCGACCAAGGTCATCGACGGCACGCAGAGCAACCTGGTGACCTCGCTGAAGGCGTTGACCCCCACGCTGCGCCAGCTGCGGGCCAGCGGCGACTTCCTGCCCAAGTCGCTGCGCGTGCTCGGCACGTTCCCGTTCCCGCTCGGGACCACGCGGCAGCTGGTGAAGGGCGACTACGCCAACCTCAACCTGTATCTGAACCTGGACCTCACCGAGACGCTGTGCGGGCTGTCCAAGGCGCTGTGCTCCGGGCTCAACACCAGTTCCGCGAGCACGAGCAAGGCCGGCGACAGCGCGGGCCACAGCGGATCCAGCGCGCAGGTACGTCAGATGCCCGGCGTCCTCGTCGAGTCGGGGCGGTGA
- a CDS encoding MCE family protein — MPKESLGQVTKRRLFGVLFIVIVVGLVSLSIAIYAKVFTDTVDVTLKANHTGNQLLKDSDVKVRGLIVGSVKDVHADGADATVDLALEPDKVKEIPKNVSAQILPKTLFGEQYVSLIIPTDRQGQIAQGDTIDQDRSKGALEAQTVFDHLFPVLTAVRPADLNATLTALATALNGRGEKLGRTLVDLDTYLKGLNPHTKALVDDLKKLGQVAEEYDDVAPDIFDTLTNLQTTVKTVVEKQRGIDELFTTGTDASVVLSGFLEQNQSRLIAVTGQTAKIYPLLAEYSPEFPCLFEGVSNLADGLNKTIYDNSIHLSITLDASNQGKYVPGNQPKIVTGYGPNCFGLPHNVPMTDGKFQIPDKYRCLNDGAPLTDDPCAGGPSAAGMRSLNSSQENALVNSLIARPLGTTPTKVPAAATILSAPLLRGNEVTVK; from the coding sequence ATGCCCAAGGAGTCCCTCGGTCAGGTCACCAAGCGCCGGCTGTTCGGCGTGCTCTTCATCGTCATCGTCGTCGGTCTGGTCTCGCTGTCGATCGCGATCTACGCCAAGGTCTTCACCGACACCGTCGACGTGACGCTGAAGGCCAACCACACCGGCAACCAGCTGCTCAAGGACTCCGACGTCAAGGTGCGCGGGCTCATCGTGGGGTCGGTCAAGGACGTCCACGCCGACGGCGCCGACGCGACGGTCGATCTCGCGCTGGAGCCGGACAAGGTCAAGGAGATCCCTAAGAACGTCTCGGCGCAGATCCTGCCCAAGACGCTCTTCGGCGAGCAGTACGTCTCGCTGATCATCCCGACCGATCGCCAGGGGCAGATCGCGCAGGGCGACACCATCGACCAGGACCGCTCGAAGGGCGCGCTCGAGGCGCAGACGGTCTTCGACCACCTGTTCCCGGTGCTCACGGCCGTGCGCCCGGCCGACCTGAACGCCACGCTGACCGCGCTCGCGACCGCGTTGAACGGCCGGGGCGAGAAGCTGGGGCGCACCCTGGTCGACCTCGACACCTACCTCAAGGGCCTCAACCCCCACACCAAGGCGCTGGTGGACGACCTGAAGAAGCTCGGCCAGGTCGCCGAGGAGTACGACGACGTCGCCCCCGACATCTTCGACACCCTGACCAACCTGCAGACCACCGTGAAGACGGTCGTCGAGAAGCAGCGCGGCATCGACGAGCTCTTCACGACGGGCACGGACGCCTCGGTGGTGCTGTCGGGCTTCCTCGAGCAGAACCAGAGCCGTCTCATCGCGGTGACCGGCCAGACGGCCAAGATCTACCCGCTGCTCGCGGAGTACTCGCCGGAGTTTCCCTGTCTGTTCGAGGGCGTCAGCAACCTCGCCGACGGCCTGAACAAGACGATCTACGACAACTCGATCCACCTCAGCATCACGCTCGACGCGTCGAACCAGGGCAAGTACGTGCCCGGCAACCAGCCCAAGATCGTCACCGGGTACGGCCCCAACTGCTTCGGCCTGCCCCACAACGTGCCGATGACCGACGGGAAGTTCCAGATCCCGGACAAGTACAGGTGCCTCAACGACGGCGCGCCGCTCACCGACGACCCCTGCGCGGGCGGGCCGAGCGCGGCCGGCATGCGCTCGCTCAACTCCTCGCAGGAGAACGCGCTGGTGAACTCGCTGATCGCCCGCCCGCTCGGGACGACACCGACGAAGGTGCCGGCGGCGGCGACGATCCTGTCGGCGCCCCTGCTGCGGGGTAACGAGGTGACGGTCAAGTGA
- a CDS encoding ABC transporter ATP-binding protein, producing the protein MGVEVAVHELTKTFGSQTIWGDVTLTLPPGEVSALLGPSGTGKSVFLKSLIGLLKPDKGSIVIRDVDIARCSEGKLYETRKLFGVLFQDGALFGSMTLYDNVAFPLREHTKKSEREVKSIVLEKMDMVGLAGAEGKLPGEISGGMRKRAGLARALVLNPEIILVDEPDSGLDPVRTTYISQLFLDINAQTDATFLIVTHNINMARTVPDNLGMLFRRELVMFGPREVLLTSEEPVIKQFLNGNMNGPIGMSEEKDAAQMAAEQAMFAAGLRDGGEEVGGVPPQMECSPGVPERKAVERRRQRVRDLMHTLPDAAQDAIKKLMADEDEHRRKVEKATAEMDLDDSGNPRDGANGEDANNNNGNSNGGGRHSGAPRPQPTPSGRG; encoded by the coding sequence GTGGGTGTCGAAGTCGCGGTGCACGAACTCACGAAGACCTTCGGCAGCCAGACGATCTGGGGGGACGTCACCCTCACGCTCCCGCCTGGCGAGGTGTCGGCGCTGCTGGGCCCGTCGGGTACCGGCAAGTCGGTCTTCCTCAAGTCCCTGATCGGGCTGCTCAAGCCCGACAAGGGCTCGATCGTGATCCGGGACGTCGACATCGCCCGCTGCAGCGAGGGCAAGCTCTACGAGACCCGCAAGCTGTTCGGCGTGCTGTTCCAGGACGGCGCGCTCTTCGGGTCGATGACCCTCTACGACAACGTCGCCTTCCCACTGCGCGAGCACACCAAGAAGAGCGAGCGCGAGGTCAAGTCCATCGTCCTCGAGAAGATGGACATGGTCGGCCTCGCCGGCGCCGAGGGCAAGCTCCCCGGCGAGATCTCCGGCGGTATGCGCAAGCGTGCCGGTCTTGCCCGCGCCCTCGTGCTGAACCCCGAGATCATCCTGGTCGACGAGCCCGACTCGGGGCTCGACCCGGTCCGCACGACCTACATCAGCCAGCTCTTCCTCGACATCAACGCACAGACCGACGCCACCTTCCTCATCGTCACGCACAACATCAACATGGCGCGGACGGTGCCGGACAACCTCGGCATGCTGTTCCGCCGCGAGCTCGTCATGTTCGGCCCGCGCGAGGTGCTGCTGACCAGCGAGGAGCCGGTCATCAAGCAGTTCCTCAACGGCAACATGAACGGCCCCATCGGCATGAGCGAGGAGAAGGACGCCGCGCAGATGGCCGCCGAGCAGGCGATGTTCGCCGCCGGTCTCCGCGACGGCGGCGAAGAGGTCGGCGGCGTGCCGCCGCAGATGGAGTGCTCGCCCGGCGTGCCCGAGCGCAAGGCCGTCGAGCGCCGCCGCCAGCGGGTCCGCGACCTCATGCACACGCTGCCCGACGCCGCGCAGGACGCCATCAAGAAGCTGATGGCCGACGAGGACGAGCACCGCCGCAAGGTCGAGAAGGCGACCGCGGAGATGGACCTCGACGACTCCGGCAACCCCCGGGACGGGGCGAACGGCGAGGACGCGAACAACAACAACGGCAACTCCAACGGCGGCGGTCGTCACAGCGGCGCCCCGCGGCCGCAGCCCACCCCCTCGGGACGCGGCTGA
- a CDS encoding MCE family protein: MTRFVPQLIKLLVFLLVTAAFTYVLGATISNQSYGDATSYKAEFTDVTGLNEGDDVRIAGVRVGGIESIALRKRSDGRRSSVADVTFTVQKSRPLPTSATATLRYRNLVGQRYLDIERGAGDTGKTMRGGDTIPLSRTKPAVDLTVLFQGFQPLTQGLDAGTLNQLSLEIVKTLQGEAGSLQTLLANLADLTNTLADKDQVIGDVIDNLSSVLTAVGQRDTELSQLIIQLKNFVSGLAGDRKTIGNAIDGINDLATSTAGLLTQVRKPLRDDVVQLNGLLGNLNRNSDTTKYVLQQLPPTLAGLIRTGSYGSWFNFYLCAVRGQVSLGSLKIPVPATNIGTGSRCG, from the coding sequence GTGACGCGCTTCGTCCCCCAGCTGATCAAGCTGCTCGTGTTCCTGCTGGTCACGGCCGCCTTCACCTACGTCCTCGGCGCCACGATCTCCAACCAGTCCTACGGCGACGCGACGTCCTACAAGGCGGAGTTCACCGACGTCACCGGCCTCAACGAGGGCGACGACGTCCGCATCGCCGGCGTCCGCGTCGGCGGCATCGAGAGCATCGCGCTCCGCAAGCGGTCCGACGGCCGGCGCAGCAGCGTCGCCGACGTCACCTTCACCGTGCAGAAGTCGCGGCCGCTGCCCACGAGCGCGACGGCGACCCTGCGCTACCGCAACCTCGTCGGGCAGCGTTACCTCGACATCGAGCGCGGCGCCGGCGACACGGGCAAGACGATGCGCGGCGGCGACACCATCCCGCTGAGCCGGACGAAGCCGGCGGTCGACCTCACCGTGCTGTTCCAGGGGTTCCAGCCGCTGACGCAGGGCCTCGACGCCGGCACGCTGAACCAGCTCTCGCTCGAGATCGTGAAGACGTTGCAGGGCGAGGCCGGCAGCCTGCAGACGCTGCTGGCCAACCTGGCCGACCTCACCAACACGCTGGCCGACAAGGACCAGGTCATCGGCGACGTCATCGACAACCTGTCCTCCGTGCTGACCGCGGTCGGCCAACGGGACACCGAGCTCAGCCAGCTCATCATCCAGCTGAAGAACTTCGTCTCGGGGCTGGCCGGTGACCGCAAGACGATCGGCAACGCCATCGACGGCATCAACGATCTCGCGACGTCCACCGCCGGCCTGCTCACCCAGGTGCGCAAGCCGCTGCGTGACGACGTCGTCCAGCTCAACGGGCTGCTCGGCAACCTCAACCGCAACAGCGACACGACCAAGTACGTCCTGCAGCAGCTGCCGCCCACGCTGGCCGGCCTGATCCGGACCGGGTCGTACGGGTCGTGGTTCAACTTCTACCTGTGCGCGGTGCGCGGGCAGGTGTCGCTCGGCAGCCTGAAGATCCCGGTCCCGGCCACCAACATCGGCACCGGAAGTCGGTGCGGCTGA
- a CDS encoding asparaginase, with the protein MTEVPVLLDVVRGGRVESRHRGAVVLLGPGGAVETAAGEIDAPVFARSSFKPMQASTLVRAGWQGSREAVALAAASHNGEGVHRDGVRRTLAAARLGEDALGCPADLPGERNALIDYVAGGGQPAPLCHNCSGKHAAMVATCVAAGWDVGGYLAPDHPLQRAVVAEIERLCGAPIAASSVDGCGAPAHAVPLVALARGFAALAVAAPDTPEATVVAAVRAHPQLVGGTGRAVSELLAEVDGLLAKDGAEGVWAAALPDGRAFAAKVEDGAARALPPLLAAALRYWGFDGPAVRRWSAVDVTGGGGVVGSVRPSAELTALLGLD; encoded by the coding sequence GTGACCGAGGTCCCCGTCCTGCTCGACGTCGTGCGCGGCGGGCGGGTCGAGTCGCGTCATCGCGGCGCCGTCGTCCTGCTGGGTCCCGGCGGAGCGGTCGAGACCGCGGCCGGCGAGATCGACGCCCCGGTCTTCGCCCGCTCGTCGTTCAAGCCGATGCAGGCCTCGACGCTGGTGCGGGCCGGCTGGCAGGGCAGCCGTGAGGCCGTCGCGCTGGCCGCGGCAAGCCACAACGGCGAGGGCGTGCACCGCGACGGGGTGCGCCGCACCCTCGCGGCGGCCCGGCTCGGGGAGGACGCGCTGGGCTGCCCCGCCGACCTGCCCGGCGAGCGGAACGCGCTGATCGACTACGTCGCCGGCGGCGGTCAGCCCGCGCCGCTGTGCCACAACTGCTCGGGCAAGCACGCGGCGATGGTCGCCACCTGCGTCGCCGCCGGGTGGGACGTTGGGGGCTACCTCGCGCCCGACCACCCGCTGCAGCGAGCGGTCGTCGCCGAGATCGAGCGGCTGTGCGGTGCCCCGATCGCGGCGTCCAGCGTCGACGGCTGCGGCGCCCCCGCGCACGCGGTCCCGCTGGTCGCGCTGGCCCGCGGCTTCGCCGCGCTCGCCGTCGCCGCGCCGGACACCCCGGAGGCGACCGTCGTCGCGGCCGTCCGGGCCCACCCGCAGCTCGTCGGCGGGACCGGCCGGGCGGTGTCGGAGCTGCTCGCCGAGGTCGACGGATTGCTGGCCAAGGACGGCGCCGAAGGCGTCTGGGCCGCGGCCCTCCCCGACGGGCGGGCCTTCGCGGCCAAGGTCGAGGACGGTGCTGCTCGCGCCCTGCCGCCGCTACTGGCCGCTGCGCTGCGGTACTGGGGTTTCGACGGCCCGGCGGTGCGCCGCTGGTCGGCGGTGGACGTCACCGGGGGCGGCGGCGTCGTCGGGTCGGTGCGGCCGTCCGCCGAGCTCACCGCGCTGCTCGGCCTCGACTGA
- a CDS encoding MlaE family ABC transporter permease: MPSLSPVGGVRQAGSLFALFLDVFRMTFKRPFQVREFIQQAWFVAGVTLLPTILVTIPFGAVIALQLGTLARQIGAQSFTGSASVLAIIREASPIVVALLIAGAGGSAICADLGSRKIRDEIDAMEVLGISPVQRLVVPRVLACMLIAVALNGLVSVVGVIGGYFFNVVLQGGTPGAYLASFSALAQLPDLYAGEIKALIFGLLAGVTAAYKGLNAGGGPKGVGDAVNQSVIITFMLLFAVNFVITAVYFQVVPAKGT; this comes from the coding sequence ATGCCCTCGCTGTCCCCCGTCGGAGGGGTGCGGCAGGCCGGCAGCCTGTTCGCGCTCTTCCTCGACGTCTTCCGGATGACGTTCAAGCGCCCGTTCCAGGTGCGCGAGTTCATCCAGCAGGCGTGGTTCGTCGCCGGCGTGACGCTGCTGCCGACGATCCTGGTGACGATCCCGTTCGGCGCGGTCATCGCGCTGCAGCTGGGCACGCTGGCCCGCCAGATCGGTGCGCAGTCGTTCACCGGATCGGCCAGCGTGCTCGCCATCATCCGCGAGGCGAGCCCCATCGTGGTGGCCCTGCTGATCGCCGGCGCGGGCGGTTCGGCCATCTGCGCCGACCTCGGCAGCCGCAAGATCCGCGACGAGATCGACGCGATGGAGGTCCTCGGCATCTCGCCGGTGCAGCGGCTGGTCGTGCCCCGGGTGCTGGCCTGCATGCTGATCGCCGTCGCCCTCAACGGCCTGGTCTCCGTCGTCGGTGTCATCGGCGGCTACTTCTTCAACGTCGTGCTGCAGGGCGGCACACCCGGCGCCTACCTCGCCAGCTTCTCGGCCCTCGCCCAGCTGCCCGACCTCTACGCCGGCGAGATCAAGGCGCTGATCTTCGGCCTGCTCGCCGGCGTGACGGCGGCCTACAAGGGCCTCAACGCCGGTGGCGGCCCCAAGGGCGTCGGCGACGCGGTGAACCAGTCCGTGATCATCACGTTCATGCTGCTGTTCGCGGTCAACTTCGTGATCACCGCGGTGTACTTCCAGGTCGTCCCGGCCAAGGGCACCTGA
- a CDS encoding MlaE family ABC transporter permease: MAMDVAATAKRIVNAPLGGLDQLGEQISFYGRALAWTPRTIRRYKKETMRLLAEVVFGSGSLAIIGGTVGVIAFLTFFTGTEVGLQGYAALDQLGVASYSGFITAFFNTREIAPLQSGIALSATVGCGFTAQLGAMRISEEIDALEVMAVPSLPFLVTTRIVAGFVAVIPLYIIGLLSSYLASYAIVVYYYGDSAGTYSHYFHLFLPPVDVIWSFFKVLIFSVIIILTHCYYGYTASGGPAGVGVAVGRAVRFAIIAVIVVDFFLSFAIWGSTTNVRVAG, translated from the coding sequence ATGGCCATGGACGTCGCCGCGACGGCGAAGCGCATCGTGAACGCCCCGCTCGGCGGGCTGGACCAGCTCGGCGAGCAGATCTCGTTCTACGGCCGCGCGCTGGCGTGGACGCCGCGCACGATCCGCCGCTACAAGAAGGAGACGATGCGGCTGCTGGCCGAGGTCGTCTTCGGCAGCGGCTCGCTCGCGATCATCGGCGGCACGGTCGGCGTCATCGCCTTCCTGACGTTCTTCACCGGCACCGAGGTGGGCCTGCAGGGCTACGCGGCGCTCGACCAGCTCGGCGTCGCCTCGTACTCGGGCTTCATCACCGCGTTCTTCAACACCCGCGAGATCGCGCCGCTGCAGTCGGGCATCGCGCTCTCGGCCACCGTCGGCTGCGGGTTCACCGCGCAGCTCGGCGCCATGCGGATCAGCGAGGAGATCGACGCGCTCGAGGTGATGGCGGTGCCGAGCCTGCCCTTCCTCGTCACCACCCGCATCGTGGCCGGCTTCGTCGCCGTCATCCCGCTCTACATCATCGGGCTGCTGTCGTCCTACCTGGCGTCCTACGCGATCGTCGTCTACTACTACGGCGACTCGGCGGGCACGTACTCGCACTACTTCCATCTCTTCCTGCCACCGGTCGACGTGATCTGGTCCTTCTTCAAGGTCCTGATCTTCTCGGTGATCATCATCCTGACGCACTGCTACTACGGCTACACGGCGTCGGGCGGCCCGGCCGGCGTCGGCGTGGCGGTCGGCCGCGCGGTGCGGTTCGCCATCATCGCCGTCATCGTCGTCGACTTCTTCCTGTCCTTCGCCATCTGGGGCTCGACCACCAACGTCCGGGTGGCTGGTTGA
- a CDS encoding MCE family protein — protein MAISLRSLTKNVGRLVVLVVVAAVVVGGALYFLAGDDMKKVSARFPAAVGIYEGTPVRQLGVNIGDVTSVTPKGSYVEIGMEYESQYSLPRNSTAVEVANSLVSDRFIQLSAYPGSGPKLADGAAIPLSRTGAPAELDDIYKALNTLSVALGPNKTNKQGALSTLLQVGAANLKGNGAALGQSIANLSQAAKTLATGRKDLFGTVTNLRKFTGALKASDGQVRKFNLQLKQVAGDLAAERGDLGAALKQLGLALDEVNSFVKKNASKFHKDVTGLREITGVLVKQKGALTETLALAPVALANIVHAYQPNLGVLATRGNLASLTDPGQLCVIIKVATDKVADLGGGVLGNVLGPLTKTIVNTCTSLIKGSKQLTDLLDDPDLAGLGDRLSQLLGGLPGLVQGGS, from the coding sequence ATGGCCATCTCCCTGCGGTCGCTGACGAAGAACGTCGGGCGCCTCGTCGTCCTGGTCGTGGTGGCGGCGGTCGTCGTCGGGGGCGCGCTGTACTTCCTGGCCGGTGACGACATGAAGAAGGTGTCGGCGCGCTTCCCCGCGGCCGTCGGCATCTACGAGGGCACACCGGTCCGGCAGCTGGGCGTCAACATCGGCGACGTCACCAGCGTCACGCCGAAGGGCTCCTACGTCGAGATCGGCATGGAGTACGAGTCGCAGTACTCGCTTCCCCGGAACTCCACCGCCGTCGAGGTCGCCAACTCCCTCGTCAGCGACCGCTTCATCCAGCTCAGCGCCTATCCGGGCAGCGGGCCGAAGCTGGCCGACGGCGCCGCGATCCCGCTGTCGCGCACGGGCGCGCCGGCCGAGCTCGACGACATCTACAAGGCGCTGAACACCCTGTCGGTGGCGCTCGGACCGAACAAGACCAACAAGCAGGGCGCGCTGTCGACGCTGCTGCAGGTGGGCGCGGCCAACCTGAAGGGCAACGGCGCCGCGCTGGGGCAGAGCATCGCCAACCTCTCCCAGGCGGCCAAGACCCTGGCCACCGGCCGCAAGGACCTCTTCGGCACGGTCACCAACCTGCGCAAGTTCACCGGCGCGCTGAAGGCCAGCGACGGCCAGGTGCGCAAGTTCAACCTGCAGCTCAAGCAGGTGGCCGGCGACCTCGCGGCCGAACGTGGCGACCTGGGGGCGGCGCTCAAGCAGCTCGGCCTCGCGCTCGACGAGGTGAACTCCTTCGTCAAGAAGAACGCGTCGAAGTTCCACAAGGACGTCACCGGGCTGCGCGAGATCACCGGCGTGCTGGTCAAGCAGAAGGGCGCGTTGACCGAGACGCTCGCCCTGGCGCCGGTCGCGCTGGCCAACATCGTGCACGCCTACCAGCCCAACCTCGGCGTGCTCGCCACCCGCGGCAACCTGGCCTCGCTCACCGATCCGGGCCAGCTCTGCGTGATCATCAAGGTCGCGACCGACAAGGTCGCCGACCTCGGTGGCGGCGTGCTCGGCAACGTGCTCGGCCCGCTCACCAAGACCATCGTCAACACCTGCACCAGCCTGATCAAGGGCAGCAAACAGCTCACCGACCTGCTGGACGACCCCGACCTCGCGGGTCTGGGCGACCGGCTGTCGCAACTGCTCGGGGGTCTGCCCGGGCTCGTCCAGGGCGGGTCGTGA